A genomic window from Glycine max cultivar Williams 82 chromosome 17, Glycine_max_v4.0, whole genome shotgun sequence includes:
- the LOC100807125 gene encoding photosynthetic NDH subunit of subcomplex B 3, chloroplastic isoform X2, which translates to MASMSIFTTISLAADARNPAIYFPRRRQPNTVIFAAASSPESPPEIELEFIGPKPGSDGSYPVERVKAISGEKLLRNIMLDNKIELYATYGKLMNCAGGGSCGTCIVEIIEGKDLLNERTNTELRYLSKVAVQRIPQWKK; encoded by the exons ATGGCTTCCATGAGTATATTCACCACCATTTCCCTCGCCGCCGACGCCCGGAATCCGGCCATCTATTTTCCCCGGCGGCGGCAGCCCAACACGGTCATTTTCGCCGCCGCCTCATCGCCGGAATCTCCTCCAGAAATAGAGCTCGAGTTCATCggg CCAAAACCGGGAAGTGATGGATCGTACCCGGTGGAGAGAGTGAAAGCAATAAGCGGAGAGAAGCTGTTGAGGAACATCATGTTGGATAACAAGATCGAGCTTTATGCCACCTAT GGGAAGCTGATGAACTGCGCGGGAGGTGGTAGCTGCGGAACATGCATAGTAGAG ATTATTGAAGGAAAGGATCTTTTAAATGAAAGAACAAACACTGAACTCAGATATCTTAGTAAG GTTGCTGTTCAAAGGATTCCTCAGTGGAAGAAGTAG
- the LOC100807125 gene encoding photosynthetic NDH subunit of subcomplex B 3, chloroplastic isoform X1, protein MASMSIFTTISLAADARNPAIYFPRRRQPNTVIFAAASSPESPPEIELEFIGPKPGSDGSYPVERVKAISGEKLLRNIMLDNKIELYATYGKLMNCAGGGSCGTCIVEIIEGKDLLNERTNTELRYLSKKPESWRLACQTIVGNKENSGKVAVQRIPQWKK, encoded by the exons ATGGCTTCCATGAGTATATTCACCACCATTTCCCTCGCCGCCGACGCCCGGAATCCGGCCATCTATTTTCCCCGGCGGCGGCAGCCCAACACGGTCATTTTCGCCGCCGCCTCATCGCCGGAATCTCCTCCAGAAATAGAGCTCGAGTTCATCggg CCAAAACCGGGAAGTGATGGATCGTACCCGGTGGAGAGAGTGAAAGCAATAAGCGGAGAGAAGCTGTTGAGGAACATCATGTTGGATAACAAGATCGAGCTTTATGCCACCTAT GGGAAGCTGATGAACTGCGCGGGAGGTGGTAGCTGCGGAACATGCATAGTAGAG ATTATTGAAGGAAAGGATCTTTTAAATGAAAGAACAAACACTGAACTCAGATATCTTAGTAAG AAACCCGAATCTTGGAGGCTGGCTTGTCAAACTATTGTTGGAAACAAAGAAAACTCTGGCAAG GTTGCTGTTCAAAGGATTCCTCAGTGGAAGAAGTAG